Proteins from a single region of Verrucosispora sp. NA02020:
- a CDS encoding molybdenum cofactor biosysynthesis protein, translated as MPEIVELLASPTHRYVGRPSDGPAPAPGGELVDEIRIRAELGIVGDRYFGKPAHRGASVTVIAVESLPPGAGLAQVRRNVLIRDVDVDGLVGSVLVLDSGQGPVRLRVNRPAHPCAWMDVTIGPGAWRGLRGKGGVRCTPLTDGVLRVGPVDARVE; from the coding sequence ATGCCGGAGATCGTCGAGCTGCTGGCCTCGCCCACGCACCGCTACGTGGGGCGGCCCTCGGACGGGCCGGCGCCCGCGCCCGGCGGCGAGTTGGTCGACGAGATCCGGATCCGCGCGGAGCTGGGCATCGTAGGCGACCGGTACTTCGGCAAGCCGGCGCACCGTGGGGCGAGCGTGACGGTCATCGCGGTCGAGTCGCTGCCGCCCGGCGCGGGGCTGGCGCAGGTCCGGCGCAACGTGCTGATCCGTGATGTCGACGTGGACGGCCTGGTCGGCTCGGTGCTGGTGCTGGACTCGGGGCAGGGGCCGGTGCGGCTGCGGGTCAACCGGCCGGCGCACCCGTGCGCCTGGATGGACGTGACGATCGGGCCCGGCGCGTGGCGCGGACTGCGCGGCAAGGGCGGTGTGCGCTGCACGCCGCTGACCGACGGGGTGCTGCGGGTCGGCCCCGTCGACGCGCGGGTCGAGTGA